In Streptomyces sp. NBC_00569, a single genomic region encodes these proteins:
- the dctA gene encoding C4-dicarboxylate transporter DctA, protein MTHTPHEVPPIAATARTKPWYRQLYIQVLAAIVIGIVLGWQCPDLATSMEPIGTTFIAAMKMLIGPIVFLTIISGIAGVADLKKVGLTGLKALTYFQVGTIAALITGLVAINLFRLGDGVHADPSRLNTSGDAGQYIQQGEHQQWWEFLTNLVPHSFFGAFVEGDILQVIFLAVVFGIAVKSVGKVGEPLIAGVNRLTEVVFKVLSFVMKAAPLGAFGAMSYAIGKFGLSTLASLGSLILLFYVTSILFVVVVLGTVLRAYVKLNIFHLFRYFKDEFFLVLGTSTAEPALPGLMRKLQFMGVERSTVGLVVPTGYSFNLDGASIYLSLATLYIAQATDTALSVGQQLGLLAVMLLTSKGAAGVAGGGFIALTATLSTVGHVPAAGIMLIFGIDKFMSECRALVNFYGNAVATLFIATWEKGLDLPRARQLCPGCGCPSTGHRYPAACAAA, encoded by the coding sequence ATGACGCACACCCCGCACGAAGTGCCACCGATCGCCGCGACAGCTCGGACCAAACCCTGGTACCGGCAGCTCTACATACAGGTGTTGGCCGCGATCGTGATCGGCATCGTGCTGGGGTGGCAGTGTCCTGATCTGGCCACCTCGATGGAGCCGATCGGCACCACCTTCATCGCCGCCATGAAGATGCTGATCGGACCGATCGTCTTCCTCACCATCATCAGCGGCATCGCCGGGGTGGCCGATCTGAAGAAGGTGGGTCTCACCGGCCTCAAGGCCCTCACCTACTTCCAGGTCGGCACAATAGCCGCGCTGATCACCGGACTTGTCGCCATCAACCTCTTCCGCCTGGGCGACGGCGTCCACGCCGATCCGTCGCGGCTGAACACCTCCGGGGACGCCGGTCAGTACATCCAGCAGGGCGAGCACCAGCAGTGGTGGGAGTTCCTCACCAACCTGGTGCCCCACAGCTTCTTCGGCGCCTTCGTCGAGGGAGACATCCTCCAGGTCATCTTCCTCGCGGTGGTTTTCGGCATCGCCGTCAAGTCGGTCGGCAAGGTCGGGGAGCCACTCATCGCCGGGGTCAACCGCCTGACCGAGGTGGTCTTCAAGGTCCTGTCCTTCGTGATGAAGGCGGCACCGCTGGGAGCTTTCGGCGCCATGTCCTACGCCATCGGGAAGTTCGGCCTGTCCACCCTGGCCAGCCTCGGCTCGCTCATCCTGCTCTTCTACGTCACGTCGATCCTCTTCGTCGTCGTCGTGCTCGGCACGGTGCTGCGCGCTTACGTGAAGCTGAACATCTTCCACCTCTTCCGCTACTTCAAGGACGAGTTCTTCCTCGTCCTCGGCACCTCCACGGCCGAACCGGCCCTGCCCGGACTGATGCGCAAGCTCCAGTTCATGGGTGTCGAACGGTCGACGGTGGGACTGGTGGTGCCGACCGGCTACAGCTTCAACCTCGACGGCGCCTCCATCTACCTCTCCCTCGCCACTCTCTACATCGCCCAGGCCACCGACACCGCGCTCTCGGTGGGACAGCAACTCGGGCTGCTGGCCGTCATGCTGCTCACGTCCAAAGGTGCGGCGGGAGTGGCCGGCGGCGGCTTCATCGCCCTGACCGCCACTCTGTCGACTGTCGGCCACGTGCCGGCCGCGGGCATCATGCTGATCTTCGGCATCGACAAGTTCATGTCCGAGTGCCGGGCCCTGGTCAACTTCTACGGCAATGCCGTCGCGACGCTGTTCATTGCCACGTGGGAGAAGGGCCTCGATCTGCCCCGCGCCCGGCAGCTGTGTCCCGGGTGCGGATGCCCGAGCACCGGTCACCGGTACCCGGCAGCTTGCGCCGCAGCCTGA
- a CDS encoding RidA family protein produces the protein MSDIHARLKERGFRLPEPPKPNGNYLPFVRSGRQVLVAGQTATRDGVVQYEGIVGVDLTVSQAQHAAALCALNALALAGQACDGDFDRLRALRLTGFVRCGPDFADAPLVMDGASELVVLALGERGRHVRSAVGVAALPRRSPVEIESTFEVDE, from the coding sequence TTGTCCGACATCCACGCAAGGCTGAAGGAACGCGGGTTCCGTCTCCCCGAGCCCCCGAAGCCCAACGGCAACTACCTTCCCTTCGTCCGCTCGGGCCGCCAGGTGCTCGTGGCAGGGCAGACCGCCACGCGTGACGGAGTGGTCCAGTACGAAGGGATCGTCGGCGTCGACCTCACCGTCTCGCAGGCTCAGCATGCCGCCGCTCTGTGCGCGCTCAACGCGCTGGCCCTCGCCGGACAAGCCTGCGACGGCGACTTCGACCGCCTCAGGGCGCTGCGCCTCACCGGCTTCGTACGGTGCGGCCCCGACTTCGCCGACGCGCCGCTGGTCATGGACGGAGCCTCCGAACTGGTCGTCCTGGCTCTGGGGGAGCGAGGTCGCCATGTCCGGTCCGCGGTAGGGGTGGCCGCCCTGCCGCGCCGCTCGCCCGTCGAGATCGAGTCCACCTTCGAGGTGGACGAGTGA
- a CDS encoding acyl-CoA dehydrogenase family protein, translating to MRRTVFNEDHEAFRATLRDFIEKEVVPVHHEWEEEGHPPRDFYRRLGELGVLGIEVPEEFGGAGEGFKYQAVVMEETARAGVTFGSYSVHANLILPYLMAYATQEQKERWLPGFATGDLMTAIAMTEPGAGSDLANIQTRATLSEDGTHYVLNGAKTFITGGALADLILVVARTTPFDAEDRRAGLSILCVETASEGFSVGRKLKKIGLKASDTAELSFVDVKVPVENLLGDEGKGFSYLSHNLAQERLAIALGGAAAAEAALRFATDYVKDRTVFGKPVAAFQNTKFVLAECATEAEAARVFADRALELHATGELSVVDAAKAKLFCTEVAGRVIDKCLQLHGGYGYVTEYPIARLYADTRVTRIYGGTSEVMKTIVAKSLGL from the coding sequence GTGCGCCGTACGGTGTTCAACGAGGACCACGAGGCGTTCCGCGCGACGCTGCGGGACTTCATCGAGAAGGAGGTCGTCCCTGTCCACCACGAGTGGGAGGAGGAGGGACACCCTCCGCGCGACTTCTACCGTCGGCTCGGTGAGCTGGGAGTTCTCGGCATCGAGGTGCCGGAGGAGTTCGGCGGCGCCGGCGAGGGCTTCAAGTACCAGGCCGTCGTGATGGAGGAGACCGCCCGCGCGGGCGTCACCTTCGGCAGCTACTCGGTGCACGCCAACCTGATCCTTCCCTACCTCATGGCGTACGCGACGCAGGAGCAGAAGGAGCGCTGGCTGCCCGGCTTCGCGACCGGCGACCTGATGACGGCCATCGCGATGACGGAGCCCGGCGCCGGTTCGGACCTCGCCAACATCCAGACCCGCGCCACGCTCTCCGAGGACGGCACGCACTACGTCCTGAACGGCGCCAAGACGTTCATCACCGGCGGCGCCCTCGCCGACCTGATCCTGGTCGTCGCGCGGACCACGCCGTTCGACGCCGAGGACCGCCGCGCCGGCCTGTCCATCCTGTGCGTCGAGACCGCGTCCGAGGGCTTCTCCGTCGGCCGCAAGCTCAAGAAGATCGGCCTGAAGGCGTCCGACACCGCCGAGCTGTCCTTCGTGGACGTCAAGGTTCCGGTGGAGAACCTGCTCGGGGACGAGGGCAAGGGCTTCTCGTACCTGTCCCACAACCTCGCCCAGGAGCGCCTGGCCATCGCGCTGGGCGGCGCGGCGGCCGCCGAGGCCGCGCTGCGCTTCGCCACCGACTACGTCAAGGACCGCACGGTCTTCGGCAAGCCGGTCGCGGCCTTCCAGAACACCAAGTTCGTGCTCGCCGAGTGCGCCACCGAGGCCGAGGCCGCGCGCGTGTTCGCCGACCGCGCCCTGGAACTGCACGCCACGGGCGAGCTGTCGGTCGTCGACGCCGCCAAGGCGAAGCTGTTCTGCACCGAGGTTGCGGGCCGCGTCATCGACAAGTGCCTTCAGCTGCACGGTGGTTACGGCTACGTCACCGAGTACCCGATCGCCCGCCTGTACGCGGACACCCGCGTCACCCGCATCTACGGCGGCACCAGCGAGGTCATGAAGACCATCGTCGCCAAGTCGCTCGGCCTCTGA
- a CDS encoding tartrate dehydrogenase, which yields MTTPQIFRIAAIPADGVGAEVVAAGRAVLDALAQDSGGAFSFAWEEFPWGCDYYTRTGKMIDDDGLDRLKDFDAIYFGAVGWPTVPDHISLWGLRLKICQSFDQWANVRPVHFLPGVQSPLRKADDTDLDWVVVRENSEGEYAGLGGRNLAGRGPGGEVAVQSALFTEVGCERIMRFAFDLARTRDRRKVSSVTKSNAQQYGMVLWDDVFKRVAADYPDVETESVLVDAMSAKFVLRPEDLSVVVASNLNADILSDLGSALAGSLGLAASANLNPERRFPSMFEPVHGSAPDIAGQGLANPIGAVGSAALMLDHFGLPEQAARLHRAIEATTAAGVLTCDVGGTATTEDVVKALIDALND from the coding sequence GTGACCACACCTCAGATATTCAGGATCGCCGCCATTCCCGCCGACGGCGTCGGCGCGGAAGTCGTCGCCGCGGGCCGCGCCGTGCTGGACGCGCTGGCCCAGGACTCGGGCGGCGCCTTCTCCTTCGCCTGGGAGGAGTTCCCCTGGGGGTGCGACTACTACACCAGGACCGGCAAGATGATCGACGACGACGGCCTCGACCGCCTCAAGGACTTCGACGCCATCTACTTCGGCGCGGTCGGCTGGCCCACGGTCCCCGACCACATCAGCCTGTGGGGCCTGCGCCTGAAGATCTGCCAGAGCTTCGACCAGTGGGCCAACGTCCGCCCCGTCCACTTCCTGCCCGGCGTCCAGAGCCCGCTGCGCAAGGCCGACGACACAGACCTCGACTGGGTCGTCGTGCGCGAGAACAGCGAAGGCGAGTACGCCGGTCTGGGCGGACGCAACCTCGCGGGCCGCGGCCCCGGCGGCGAAGTCGCCGTCCAGTCCGCTCTGTTCACCGAAGTCGGATGCGAACGCATCATGCGCTTCGCCTTCGACCTCGCCCGCACCCGCGACCGGCGCAAGGTCTCGAGCGTCACCAAGAGCAACGCCCAGCAGTACGGCATGGTCCTCTGGGACGACGTCTTCAAGCGCGTCGCCGCCGACTATCCCGACGTGGAGACCGAGAGCGTCCTCGTCGACGCCATGTCGGCGAAGTTCGTCCTGCGCCCCGAGGACCTGTCGGTCGTCGTCGCCTCCAACCTCAACGCCGACATACTCTCCGACCTCGGCAGCGCGCTGGCGGGCAGCCTCGGACTGGCAGCGAGCGCCAACCTCAACCCCGAGCGCCGCTTCCCCAGCATGTTCGAGCCCGTGCACGGCTCGGCGCCGGACATCGCCGGCCAGGGCCTGGCCAACCCGATCGGCGCGGTGGGCAGCGCGGCGCTCATGCTGGACCACTTCGGCCTGCCCGAACAGGCTGCCCGACTGCACCGAGCCATCGAGGCCACGACCGCGGCGGGCGTCCTGACCTGCGACGTAGGCGGAACCGCAACGACCGAAGACGTCGTCAAGGCGCTCATCGACGCCCTGAACGACTGA
- a CDS encoding LysR family transcriptional regulator, which yields MDARQLEYFLAIVEHGGFSKAAAALHVAQPSLSQAMANLESDLGVSLFHRLGRGVVLSEAGAELLEPSRRVLRDLDAVREKAAGLSGLHGGTVEMAVMPSPGIEPLTTLVQRFTELHPSLRVSTRAAFTPDEAIALVRSGACELGLLGAASPVDVPGIEVLPVEVQPFVAVSAPGGEIQDAVPLRPEDLAGRKLIASRRGSLMRTIVDDITTAGTDTDIVAVVDHRTSILPLVLSGVGIAVLPAAWTRLARRCGAAVAPIEPTAHLHVAMISLPAHLTPAARSFLDLTRSLARQRTAEDRTGLA from the coding sequence GTGGACGCCCGGCAACTCGAGTACTTCCTCGCGATCGTGGAGCACGGGGGGTTCAGCAAGGCGGCGGCCGCACTGCACGTCGCGCAGCCCTCCTTGTCGCAGGCGATGGCGAACCTGGAGTCCGATCTGGGTGTCTCCCTCTTCCACCGGCTGGGCCGTGGCGTGGTGCTCAGTGAGGCCGGCGCCGAGCTCCTGGAACCCAGCCGGCGGGTTCTACGGGATCTCGATGCCGTGCGTGAGAAGGCGGCAGGACTGTCGGGACTGCACGGCGGGACCGTCGAGATGGCGGTCATGCCGTCCCCCGGCATCGAACCGCTGACCACACTGGTCCAGCGCTTCACCGAGCTGCACCCCTCGCTGAGGGTCAGCACGCGGGCCGCGTTCACTCCCGATGAAGCGATCGCTCTCGTACGCAGCGGCGCCTGTGAACTCGGCCTGCTCGGAGCGGCCAGCCCGGTCGACGTCCCGGGGATCGAAGTCCTGCCCGTCGAGGTCCAACCGTTCGTCGCCGTCTCCGCGCCGGGAGGGGAGATCCAGGACGCCGTCCCCCTGCGCCCGGAGGACCTCGCCGGGCGCAAGCTCATTGCGTCCCGCCGCGGCAGTCTGATGCGCACCATCGTCGACGACATCACCACCGCCGGAACGGACACGGACATCGTCGCCGTGGTCGACCACCGCACATCGATCCTCCCTCTCGTCCTGAGCGGTGTGGGCATCGCCGTCCTGCCGGCAGCCTGGACGCGCCTTGCCCGCCGGTGCGGAGCCGCCGTCGCACCCATCGAGCCGACCGCGCATCTGCACGTCGCCATGATCAGTCTGCCCGCGCACCTGACCCCAGCCGCCCGCTCGTTCCTGGACCTGACCCGGTCCCTGGCCAGGCAGCGAACCGCCGAGGACCGCACCGGCCTCGCCTGA
- a CDS encoding crotonase/enoyl-CoA hydratase family protein codes for MADAVLADFRDDGTTVITINRPEARNAVNRAVAEGVAAALDELDRRDDQVVGVITGAGGTFCSGMDLKAFLAGERPVVEGRGLAGITEAPPRKPMIAAVEGYALAGGCEIVLACDMVVAARDARFGIPEVKRGLVAAAGGLLRLPQRIPYAVAMEIALTGDFLDAERAHTYGLVNRVAEKGGALEGALDLARSIAANGPLAVRATKQIVAEAPTWAAEEAWPRMREIVAPVFASDDAKEGPRAFAEKRAPRWTGK; via the coding sequence ATGGCCGACGCAGTACTCGCCGATTTCCGCGACGACGGCACCACCGTCATCACCATCAACCGCCCCGAGGCCCGCAACGCGGTGAACCGCGCGGTGGCGGAGGGTGTGGCCGCCGCGCTCGATGAGCTGGACCGCCGCGACGACCAGGTCGTCGGCGTCATCACCGGCGCGGGCGGGACCTTCTGCTCCGGCATGGACCTCAAGGCGTTCCTCGCGGGGGAGCGGCCCGTCGTCGAGGGGCGTGGCCTCGCGGGCATCACCGAGGCGCCGCCGCGCAAGCCCATGATCGCCGCCGTGGAGGGCTATGCCCTGGCCGGCGGCTGCGAGATCGTCCTCGCCTGCGACATGGTCGTGGCCGCGCGCGACGCCCGCTTCGGGATCCCCGAGGTCAAGCGCGGTCTCGTCGCCGCCGCGGGCGGGCTGCTGCGCCTGCCGCAGCGCATCCCGTACGCCGTGGCCATGGAGATCGCGCTGACCGGCGACTTCCTCGATGCCGAGCGCGCCCACACCTACGGCCTCGTGAACCGTGTCGCCGAGAAGGGCGGGGCTCTGGAAGGCGCCCTGGACCTCGCGCGTTCCATCGCCGCCAACGGGCCGCTCGCCGTGCGCGCCACCAAGCAGATCGTCGCCGAGGCCCCGACCTGGGCCGCCGAAGAGGCCTGGCCGCGGATGCGGGAGATCGTCGCCCCCGTCTTCGCCTCCGACGACGCCAAAGAGGGCCCGCGCGCCTTCGCCGAGAAGCGTGCTCCGCGCTGGACCGGAAAGTGA
- a CDS encoding MFS transporter, with protein MAMTPVSQRPQGAPAAGSPRDRARLHFRLKTATQLGQGLDGYVIGGIGMAMTALTADLHLGTVAQGLVGASPLIGIFFGGPAFGWLADRFGRRPVFMVDMLIFLISSVAQFFVADGTQLFLIRLVMGLAIGGEYAVGAPLLSEYAPSKGRGRLLGLEISWYVGYALATVVGALFAEMDGGWRWSLSSGAVIAVVCLALRGGVPESARWLLSRGRTEEARTLIERYGIELDADAELADSGERAGFRALFSRKHLRATVFAGTFWAALVLPYFAIGAFWSEVFEALNMGDNAVAALLVYAFTAVAGVTLGCLVVERIGRRKLLIPPFWITAVCLALVAMWPDVTPVVVGGFLFFIFLNAASSALTAVYPLEVFPTALRTTGVGFAAAISRVGAAIGTFLLPMGLEHVGPRFVLLIGAAVLALGGLVSHFLAPETTDMDLAHTARAGR; from the coding sequence ATGGCAATGACGCCTGTCTCCCAACGCCCCCAAGGCGCGCCCGCGGCGGGCAGCCCTCGCGACCGGGCCCGGCTGCACTTCCGCCTGAAGACCGCGACCCAGTTGGGCCAGGGCCTCGACGGCTACGTCATCGGCGGCATCGGCATGGCCATGACCGCGCTCACCGCGGACCTGCACCTGGGCACGGTCGCCCAGGGCCTGGTCGGAGCCTCGCCGCTGATCGGCATCTTCTTCGGCGGACCGGCCTTCGGCTGGCTCGCCGACCGCTTCGGGCGCCGCCCCGTCTTCATGGTCGACATGCTGATCTTCCTGATCAGCTCGGTGGCCCAGTTCTTCGTGGCGGACGGCACCCAGCTCTTCCTGATCCGCCTGGTGATGGGCCTGGCGATCGGTGGCGAGTACGCGGTGGGCGCACCCCTGCTGTCCGAGTACGCGCCCAGCAAGGGCCGTGGCCGACTCCTCGGCCTGGAGATCAGCTGGTACGTGGGATACGCCCTGGCCACCGTGGTCGGCGCCCTGTTCGCCGAGATGGACGGCGGCTGGCGCTGGTCCCTGTCCAGCGGCGCGGTCATCGCCGTCGTCTGTCTGGCACTGCGCGGGGGCGTACCGGAGTCGGCGCGCTGGCTCCTCAGCAGGGGCCGCACCGAGGAGGCCCGAACGCTCATCGAGCGGTACGGCATCGAGCTCGACGCGGACGCCGAACTCGCCGACAGCGGTGAACGGGCGGGATTCCGGGCGCTGTTCAGCCGCAAGCACCTGCGGGCGACCGTCTTCGCCGGCACGTTCTGGGCGGCCCTCGTCCTGCCGTACTTCGCGATCGGCGCCTTCTGGAGCGAGGTGTTCGAGGCCCTGAACATGGGCGACAACGCGGTCGCCGCACTCCTCGTCTACGCGTTCACCGCGGTCGCGGGCGTCACGCTCGGCTGCCTCGTGGTCGAGCGCATCGGCCGCCGCAAGCTCCTGATCCCCCCGTTCTGGATCACCGCGGTCTGCCTCGCCCTGGTGGCGATGTGGCCGGACGTCACGCCCGTCGTGGTGGGCGGCTTCCTGTTCTTCATCTTCCTCAACGCGGCGTCCAGCGCGCTGACGGCGGTGTATCCGCTGGAGGTCTTCCCCACCGCACTGCGCACCACGGGTGTCGGATTCGCCGCGGCCATCAGCCGCGTCGGTGCGGCGATCGGTACGTTCCTGCTGCCGATGGGACTGGAACACGTGGGCCCGCGATTCGTCCTGCTGATCGGCGCGGCGGTGCTCGCGCTCGGCGGCCTGGTCTCCCACTTCCTGGCCCCCGAGACCACGGACATGGACTTGGCCCACACGGCGCGCGCGGGACGCTGA
- a CDS encoding CaiB/BaiF CoA transferase family protein: MSPAGGASGPLAGVRVVELGGLGPGPFCGMMLADLGAEVIRVDRPAEAGQETRHPVIHRGRTSIAVDLKHPEGADAVRQLIAGADAVIEGFRPGAVERLGLGPDVCLASNPKLVYGRMTGWGQDGPLAQEPGHDINYIALAGALHAIAPAGGDPVPPVNLIGDFGGGGMLLALGLVSALLHARTTGEGQVVDAAMTDGTALLLSMTYGFLSQGGWEDKPGVNLLDGGAPFYAVYRCADDRHVALGAIEPQFYAALLGVLGLAEEPEFARQRDRETWPAMKARLTRIFATRTRDEWGATFEGQGACVTPVLSLTEAAEHPHNTARGTFRRGSHGGHEPAPAPRFGATPAGEPRPAPVVGAHTSDILARATGLTHEDIETLREKGIVG, encoded by the coding sequence GTGAGTCCCGCCGGCGGGGCCAGCGGCCCGCTCGCCGGGGTGCGTGTCGTCGAACTGGGCGGCCTCGGCCCCGGCCCGTTCTGCGGCATGATGCTCGCCGACCTCGGCGCCGAAGTGATCCGTGTCGACCGGCCCGCCGAGGCCGGACAGGAGACCAGGCACCCGGTGATCCACCGCGGCCGCACCTCCATCGCCGTCGACCTGAAGCATCCCGAAGGTGCCGACGCCGTACGGCAGTTGATCGCCGGCGCGGACGCCGTGATCGAGGGATTCCGGCCGGGAGCCGTGGAGCGGCTCGGGCTCGGCCCCGACGTGTGTCTCGCCTCGAACCCCAAGCTCGTGTACGGCCGGATGACGGGCTGGGGACAGGACGGGCCGCTCGCCCAGGAACCCGGGCACGACATCAACTACATCGCGCTGGCCGGCGCGTTGCACGCCATCGCCCCCGCGGGCGGCGACCCCGTACCGCCCGTCAACCTGATCGGCGACTTCGGTGGCGGCGGCATGCTGCTCGCCCTCGGCCTGGTCAGTGCTCTCCTCCACGCGCGCACCACCGGCGAGGGGCAGGTCGTCGACGCGGCCATGACCGACGGCACCGCGCTGCTGCTCTCGATGACGTACGGCTTTCTCTCGCAGGGTGGCTGGGAGGACAAGCCCGGTGTCAATCTCCTCGACGGAGGTGCTCCCTTCTACGCCGTGTACCGCTGCGCCGACGACAGGCACGTGGCCCTCGGCGCGATCGAGCCGCAGTTCTACGCCGCCCTGCTCGGAGTCCTCGGCCTTGCCGAGGAACCGGAGTTCGCGCGCCAGCGCGACCGGGAGACCTGGCCCGCCATGAAGGCCCGCCTCACCCGGATCTTCGCCACCCGCACGCGGGACGAGTGGGGGGCCACGTTCGAGGGGCAGGGTGCCTGCGTCACCCCCGTCCTGTCCCTCACGGAAGCGGCCGAGCACCCGCACAACACCGCCCGCGGCACCTTCCGCCGGGGCTCCCACGGGGGCCACGAGCCCGCGCCCGCCCCGCGGTTCGGCGCGACCCCGGCCGGCGAGCCCCGGCCCGCGCCCGTCGTCGGCGCGCACACCTCCGACATCCTGGCCAGGGCGACCGGGCTCACCCACGAGGACATCGAAACGCTGCGTGAGAAGGGGATCGTCGGATGA
- a CDS encoding 3-hydroxyacyl-CoA dehydrogenase, with the protein MQINAGSSALVTGGASGLGRATAERLAANGARVVIFDLATSDGEAVAKEIGATFVPGDVTSEADVTAAVGAATALAPLRITVNCAGIGGAGRTVGKEGPYDLDKFRKVVEVNLIGTFNVIRLAAQAMGANEPLDGDRGVIINTASVAAFDGQIGQCSYSASKGGIVGMTLPIARDLARTNIRVMTIAPGLFGTPLLGRLPQDARDALGAQVPHPARLGRPVEYAQLAEAIITNPMLNGETIRLDGSIRMAPK; encoded by the coding sequence ATGCAGATCAACGCCGGCTCGTCCGCCCTCGTCACCGGCGGAGCCTCCGGACTCGGCCGCGCGACCGCCGAGCGCCTCGCCGCGAACGGTGCCCGAGTCGTCATCTTCGACCTGGCCACCTCCGACGGTGAGGCCGTCGCCAAGGAGATCGGCGCCACGTTCGTGCCCGGTGACGTCACCAGCGAGGCCGACGTCACGGCCGCCGTGGGCGCCGCCACCGCGCTCGCCCCGCTGCGGATCACCGTCAACTGCGCCGGCATCGGCGGCGCGGGCCGCACCGTAGGCAAGGAAGGCCCCTACGACCTCGACAAGTTCCGCAAGGTCGTCGAGGTCAACCTGATCGGCACCTTCAACGTGATCCGCCTTGCCGCCCAGGCGATGGGCGCCAACGAGCCGCTCGACGGCGACCGCGGTGTCATCATCAACACCGCCTCCGTCGCGGCCTTCGACGGGCAGATCGGCCAGTGCTCGTACTCCGCGTCCAAGGGCGGCATCGTCGGCATGACCCTGCCCATCGCCCGCGACCTGGCCAGGACGAACATCCGCGTGATGACCATCGCCCCGGGCCTCTTCGGGACGCCGCTGCTCGGCCGTCTGCCGCAGGACGCCCGCGACGCGCTCGGCGCCCAGGTCCCGCACCCGGCCCGGCTCGGCCGGCCCGTCGAGTACGCGCAGCTCGCCGAGGCGATCATCACCAACCCGATGCTGAACGGCGAGACCATCCGCCTCGACGGCTCGATCCGGATGGCCCCCAAGTAG